One stretch of Plutella xylostella chromosome 15, ilPluXylo3.1, whole genome shotgun sequence DNA includes these proteins:
- the LOC105383827 gene encoding regulating synaptic membrane exocytosis protein 2 isoform X2, with protein sequence MADMPDLSHLTPEERAIIEGVMMRQRQEEQREHEIMRRKQDEVAVLEQTIRTRNEMQRAAGVELAATCHICLKTKFADGVGHSCHYCRVRCCARCGGKVTLRSNKVIWVCILCRKKQELLSKTGQWIHKSGPADAMMWQQMESDLRGLPMPGEATLDKRPKLERAHSAAEKENLPLQRGGSALRRQYSQQEPRCYGELEGLARTHPHLVHPRQKAAYGVEDEPPRSSSDEEAPDCDDDDEYRDRGQLEGCTPLRHPQLRSASVAANNYYNLTNHSAGGYEAEARGGGRSFDSATDCRWRARDDGDGAYLRPYAPDDRTRLERPVYKSAYLWEDSADNRRFTERRKKTVRFDGHEGAATFPRGGRDAGGAPLDWASLRWEQERQTSQDSATKDSGIDTSSTFTSSEDSNRGDCPKSWQVSADGSRMIGHMVLRKTVVEGSSHSSCAILGLKVVGGKLLPDGTRGAIVEKVKKGSIADVEGQLRIGDEVLQWNGVPLQGRGAEDTAAVVADSKHDSHVELVVSRPVVAARPPAQPWRTHKEVYTEVMGGCEKPSVLVTSPGSPDVHSRRRSRRHNHHNASVAGRVQLKIYFDISALQLLVTVVSAAGLSPRPDGSPRCPYAKIFLLPDKSEKSKRRTKTFANTLEPRWNQTFVYCGIRITDIKKRTLEVTVWDLNRYGPNDFLGEVLLDLDSIVMNHEPNWYTLKPHEESISYNSFFQRYREEEADGEHLSPPSTSTSRLSDSDTPSECEMRRHHSLSSLASSSSPPPSSHNHERMEDGARRSRRDVSPSGRARAAGLSRERVSTARARCDVRGGEHWLTCACVQGGGGGGARSQSAAPGARGPRARSKSPRRSLSPPADSWRYTGEERGGGGGGGGGGEGRLPTHAYAPRFQSRSATATPTTSPKKRQLPQIPPHQGTQRTVRAQVSADLEERKWIAPHHIGATLTYRSTPQGWERHYAGLSDSELAARGGNGGGWAPRRRPSPDQAAGDSDLESVASVTSSAFSTQSERPRPTRMLSNEYGGRENGRGGHQPQPLERRESRRSQFTRSLSNADGPPDEKADGSLSDTALGGNGELEAACDDALLKAEPRDYFGPGMGKKSNSTSQLSATGRKRRLGFGKRGKNSFTVQRSEEVGPGGAGVSRASSASSEHDDDRWSPGLRGSGSSDGGGLSDFIDGLGPGQLVGRQLLGAPTLGDVQLSMCYQKGFLEVEVIRARGLQARQGSRTLPAPYVKVYLVNGKRCVAKAKTTSARRTLDPLYQQTLTFRENFKGCVLQVTVWGDYGRIEGKKVFMGVAQIMLDDLNLSNIVIGWYKLFGTTSL encoded by the exons ATGGCAGACATGCCGGACCTGTCGCACCTCACGCCCGAGGAGCGCGCCATCATCGAGGGCGTCATGATGCGCCAGCGCCAGGAGGAGCAGCGCGAGCACGAGATCATGAG GCGCAAACAAGACGAGGTGGCGGTACTGGAGCAAACGATTCGCACAAGGAACGAGATGCAGCGCGCGGCGGGCGTGGAGCTGGCGGCCACCTGCCACATCTGCCTCAAGACCAAGTTCGCGGACGGCGTCGGCCACTCGTGCCACTACTGCCGCGTGCGCTGCTGCGCCCGCTGCGGGGGGAAGGTCACACTGCGCTCTAATAAG GTGATATGGGTCTGCATTCTATGCCGCAAGAAGCAGGAGCTGCTGTCGAAGACGGGCCAGTGGATCCACAAGAGCGGGCCGGCGGACGCGATGATGTGGCAGCAGATGGAGTCGGACCTGCGCGGGCTGCCGATGCCGGGCGAGGCCACGCTGGACAAGCGGCCCAAGCTGGAGCGGGCACACAGCGCGGCGGAGAAGGAGAACCTTCCCTTGCAGCGTGGGGGCAGTGCGTTGAGACGGCAGTACAGCCAGCAGGAGCCGCGCTGCTACGGCGAGCTGGAGGGGCTGGCGCGCACGCACCCGCATCTGGTTCACCCGCGGCAGAaggcggcctacggcgtggaGGACGAGCCGCCTCGCTCCTCCTCCGACGAGGAGGCGCCCGACtgcgacgacgacgacgagtACCGCGACCGCG GACAACTAGAGGGCTGCACTCCTCTGAGGCACCCGCAGCTGCGCAGCGCCAGCGTGGCTGCCAacaattattacaatttgacTAATCACTCGGCGGGCGGGTACGAGGCGgaggcgcgcggcggcgggcgcagCTTCGACTCGGCCACGGACTGCCGCTGGCGCGCGCGCGACGACGGCGACGGCGCCTACCTGCGGCCCTACGCGCCCGACGACCGCACCCGGCTCGAGCGACCCGTCTACAAGAGTGCCTATCTATGGGAAGATTCCGCCGACAATAGACGTTTCACCGAGAGGAGAAAAAAAACGGTTCGGTTCGACGGGCACGAGGGCGCGGCCACGTTCCCCCGCGGCGGGCGGGAcgcgggcggcgcgccgcTGGACTGGGCCTCGCTGCGCTGGGAGCAGGAGCGCCAGACCAGCCAGGACTCCGCCACCAAGGACTCCGGCATCGACACCTCCAGCACATTCACCTCCAGCGAAGATTCTAACAGGGGTGATTGCCCTAAG AGCTGGCAGGTGTCGGCGGACGGGTCTCGCATGATCGGGCACATGGTGCTGCGCAAGACCGTGGTGGAGGGCAGCTCGCACTCGTCGTGCGCCATCCTGGGGCTCAAGGTGGTGGGCGGCAAGCTGCTGCCCGACGGGACCAGGGGCGCCATCGTGGAGAAAGTTAAGAAGGGTTCCATAGCCGACGTGGAAGGACAACTTAGGATAG GTGACGAGGTGCTCCAATGGAACGGCGTCCCGCTGCAGGGGCGCGGCGCGGAGGACACGGCGGCGGTGGTGGCGGACAGCAAGCACGACTCGCACGTCGAGCTGGTGGTGAGCCGGCCCGTGGTGgccgcgcgcccgcccgcgcAGCCGTGGCGGACGCATAAAG AAGTATACACGGAAGTGATGGGGGGATGCGAAAAGCCGAGCGTGCTAGTGACGTCACCGGGCTCCCCCGACGTGCACTCCAGGCGACGCAGCAGAAGACACAACCATCACAACGCCAGCGTCGCCGGAAGAGTACAG CTAAAGATCTACTTCGACATCAGCGCACTCCAACTACTAGTGACGGTGGTGTCGGCGGCCGGCCTCAGTCCGCGGCCGGACGGGTCCCCGCGGTGTCCGTACGCAAAGATCTTCCTTCTACCGGACAAGAGCGAGAAAAGCAAACGCAGGACCAAGACTTTCGCTAACACCCTGGAGCCACGGTGGAACCAGACGTTTGTGTATTGCGGGATTCGTATCACGGATATCAAGAAACGGACTTTAGAA GTAACAGTGTGGGATTTGAACCGTTATGGCCCAAACGATTTTCTCGGTGAAGTGCTCTTAGATCTGGACAGTATAGTGATGAATCATGAACCCAACTGGTACACGCTGAAGCCTCACGAAGAATCCATAAGTTATAAC TCGTTCTTCCAGAGATACAGAGAGGAAGAAGCAGATGGCGAACACCTGTCACCGCCGTCGACGTCGACGTCGCGCCTGTCGGACTCCGACACGCCCAGCGAGTGCGAGATGCGGCGGCACCACTCGCTGTCCAGCCTGGCTTCTAGCTCCAGCCCGCCGCCGTCGTCGCACAACCACGAG CGCATGGAGGACGGGGCGCGGCGCAGCCGTCGCGACGTGTCGCCGTCGgggcgcgcgcgggcggcCGGCCTGAGTCGCGAGCGGGTGAGCACCGCGCGAGCTCGCTGCGATGTGCGAGGTGGTGAGCACTGGCTGACGTGTGCTTGTGTgcagggcggcggcggcggcggcgcgcgctcgcAGTCGGCCGCGCCCGGCGCCCGCGGCCCGCGCGCCCGCAGCAAGTCTCCGCGCCGCTCCCTGTCCCCGCCGGCCGACTCCTGGCGCTACACAG GCGAGgagcgcgggggcggcggcgggggcgggggcgggggcgagggGCGGCTGCCCACGCACGCGTACGCGCCGCGCTTCCAGTCGCGCTCCGCCACCGCCACGCCCACCACCAGCCCCAAGAAGAGGCAGCTGCCGCAGATACCGCCGCACCAG GGCACGCAGCGGACAGTCCGGGCGCAGGTGTCGGCGGACCTAGAAGAACGTAAGTGGATCGCGCCGCACCACATTGGCGCAACACTCACCTACCGCAGCACGCCACAAG GCTGGGAGCGTCACTACGCCGGCTTATCCGACTCTGAGCtagcggcgcgcggcggcaaCGGCGGCGGCTGGGCGCCCCGGAGGCGACCCTCCCCGGACCAGGCGGCCGGAGACTCAGACCTCGAGTCCGTGGCCTCGGTCACGTCTAGCGCATTCAGCACGCAGTCCGAGCGGCCAAGACCGACCAGGATGCTCAG CAACGAGTACGGAGGACGAGAGAACGGGCGCGGCGGCCACCAGCCGCAGCCGCTGGAGCGCCGCGAGTCCCGCCGCTCGCAGTTCACGCGCAGCCTCAGCAACGCAGACGGACCGCCCGACGAAAAAGCTG ACGGCAGCCTGAGCGACACGGCGCTGGGCGGCAACGGCGAGCTGGAGGCGGCGTGCGACGACGCGCTGCTCAAGGCCGAGCCGCGGGACTACTTCGGCCCCGGCATGGGCAAGAAGAGCAACTCCACCTCGCAGCTCTCCGCCACAG GACGGAAACGGAGATTAGGTTTCGGTAAACGCGGCAAAAATTCGTTCACGGTGCAACGCAGCGAGGAGGTGGGCCccgggggcgcgggggtgTCCCGCGCCTCGTCCGCCTCCAGCGAGCACGACGACGACAG ATGGTCGCCGGGTCTACGCGGCTCTGGTTCGTCGGACGGCGGCGGTCTTTCCGACTTCATCGATGGACTCGGGCCGGGCCAGCTGGTGGGCAGACAACTGCTGGGCGCGCCCACGCTCGGGGACGTGCAACTCTCCATGTGCTACCAGAAGGGATTCCTTGAG GTGGAGGTGATCCGCGCGCGCGGGCTCCAAGCGCGGCAAGGCAGCCGCACGCTGCCGGCGCCCTACGTCAAGGTGTACCTGGTCAACGGCAAGCGCTGCGTGGCCAAGGCCAAGACCACTAGCGCGCGCCGCACGCTCGACCCACTGTACCAGCAGACCTTGACCTTCAGGGAGAACTTCAAGGGATGCGTATTGCAA GTGACAGTGTGGGGCGACTACGGGCGCATCGAGGGCAAGAAGGTGTTCATGGGCGTGGCCCAGATCATGCTGGACGACCTCAACCTCTCCAACATCGTCATCGGATGGTACAAGCTTTTTGGAACCACTTCTTTG TAA
- the LOC105383827 gene encoding regulating synaptic membrane exocytosis protein 2 isoform X11 produces the protein MADMPDLSHLTPEERAIIEGVMMRQRQEEQREHEIMRRKQDEVAVLEQTIRTRNEMQRAAGVELAATCHICLKTKFADGVGHSCHYCRVRCCARCGGKVTLRSNKVIWVCILCRKKQELLSKTGQWIHKSGPADAMMWQQMESDLRGLPMPGEATLDKRPKLERAHSAAEKENLPLQRGGSALRRQYSQQEPRCYGELEGLARTHPHLVHPRQKAAYGVEDEPPRSSSDEEAPDCDDDDEYRDRGQLEGCTPLRHPQLRSASVAANNYYNLTNHSAGGYEAEARGGGRSFDSATDCRWRARDDGDGAYLRPYAPDDRTRLERPVYKSAYLWEDSADNRRFTERRKKTVRFDGHEGAATFPRGGRDAGGAPLDWASLRWEQERQTSQDSATKDSGIDTSSTFTSSEDSNRGDCPKFPQSWQVSADGSRMIGHMVLRKTVVEGSSHSSCAILGLKVVGGKLLPDGTRGAIVEKVKKGSIADVEGQLRIGDEVLQWNGVPLQGRGAEDTAAVVADSKHDSHVELVVSRPVVAARPPAQPWRTHKEVYTEVMGGCEKPSVLVTSPGSPDVHSRRRSRRHNHHNASVAGRVQLKIYFDISALQLLVTVVSAAGLSPRPDGSPRCPYAKIFLLPDKSEKSKRRTKTFANTLEPRWNQTFVYCGIRITDIKKRTLEVTVWDLNRYGPNDFLGEVLLDLDSIVMNHEPNWYTLKPHEESISYNSFFQRYREEEADGEHLSPPSTSTSRLSDSDTPSECEMRRHHSLSSLASSSSPPPSSHNHERMEDGARRSRRDVSPSGRARAAGLSRERVSTARARCDVRGGEHWLTCACVQGGGGGGARSQSAAPGARGPRARSKSPRRSLSPPADSWRYTGWERHYAGLSDSELAARGGNGGGWAPRRRPSPDQAAGDSDLESVASVTSSAFSTQSERPRPTRMLSNEYGGRENGRGGHQPQPLERRESRRSQFTRSLSNADGPPDEKADGSLSDTALGGNGELEAACDDALLKAEPRDYFGPGMGKKSNSTSQLSATGRKRRLGFGKRGKNSFTVQRSEEVGPGGAGVSRASSASSEHDDDRWSPGLRGSGSSDGGGLSDFIDGLGPGQLVGRQLLGAPTLGDVQLSMCYQKGFLEVEVIRARGLQARQGSRTLPAPYVKVYLVNGKRCVAKAKTTSARRTLDPLYQQTLTFRENFKGCVLQVTVWGDYGRIEGKKVFMGVAQIMLDDLNLSNIVIGWYKLFGTTSL, from the exons ATGGCAGACATGCCGGACCTGTCGCACCTCACGCCCGAGGAGCGCGCCATCATCGAGGGCGTCATGATGCGCCAGCGCCAGGAGGAGCAGCGCGAGCACGAGATCATGAG GCGCAAACAAGACGAGGTGGCGGTACTGGAGCAAACGATTCGCACAAGGAACGAGATGCAGCGCGCGGCGGGCGTGGAGCTGGCGGCCACCTGCCACATCTGCCTCAAGACCAAGTTCGCGGACGGCGTCGGCCACTCGTGCCACTACTGCCGCGTGCGCTGCTGCGCCCGCTGCGGGGGGAAGGTCACACTGCGCTCTAATAAG GTGATATGGGTCTGCATTCTATGCCGCAAGAAGCAGGAGCTGCTGTCGAAGACGGGCCAGTGGATCCACAAGAGCGGGCCGGCGGACGCGATGATGTGGCAGCAGATGGAGTCGGACCTGCGCGGGCTGCCGATGCCGGGCGAGGCCACGCTGGACAAGCGGCCCAAGCTGGAGCGGGCACACAGCGCGGCGGAGAAGGAGAACCTTCCCTTGCAGCGTGGGGGCAGTGCGTTGAGACGGCAGTACAGCCAGCAGGAGCCGCGCTGCTACGGCGAGCTGGAGGGGCTGGCGCGCACGCACCCGCATCTGGTTCACCCGCGGCAGAaggcggcctacggcgtggaGGACGAGCCGCCTCGCTCCTCCTCCGACGAGGAGGCGCCCGACtgcgacgacgacgacgagtACCGCGACCGCG GACAACTAGAGGGCTGCACTCCTCTGAGGCACCCGCAGCTGCGCAGCGCCAGCGTGGCTGCCAacaattattacaatttgacTAATCACTCGGCGGGCGGGTACGAGGCGgaggcgcgcggcggcgggcgcagCTTCGACTCGGCCACGGACTGCCGCTGGCGCGCGCGCGACGACGGCGACGGCGCCTACCTGCGGCCCTACGCGCCCGACGACCGCACCCGGCTCGAGCGACCCGTCTACAAGAGTGCCTATCTATGGGAAGATTCCGCCGACAATAGACGTTTCACCGAGAGGAGAAAAAAAACGGTTCGGTTCGACGGGCACGAGGGCGCGGCCACGTTCCCCCGCGGCGGGCGGGAcgcgggcggcgcgccgcTGGACTGGGCCTCGCTGCGCTGGGAGCAGGAGCGCCAGACCAGCCAGGACTCCGCCACCAAGGACTCCGGCATCGACACCTCCAGCACATTCACCTCCAGCGAAGATTCTAACAGGGGTGATTGCCCTAAG TTTCCGCAGAGCTGGCAGGTGTCGGCGGACGGGTCTCGCATGATCGGGCACATGGTGCTGCGCAAGACCGTGGTGGAGGGCAGCTCGCACTCGTCGTGCGCCATCCTGGGGCTCAAGGTGGTGGGCGGCAAGCTGCTGCCCGACGGGACCAGGGGCGCCATCGTGGAGAAAGTTAAGAAGGGTTCCATAGCCGACGTGGAAGGACAACTTAGGATAG GTGACGAGGTGCTCCAATGGAACGGCGTCCCGCTGCAGGGGCGCGGCGCGGAGGACACGGCGGCGGTGGTGGCGGACAGCAAGCACGACTCGCACGTCGAGCTGGTGGTGAGCCGGCCCGTGGTGgccgcgcgcccgcccgcgcAGCCGTGGCGGACGCATAAAG AAGTATACACGGAAGTGATGGGGGGATGCGAAAAGCCGAGCGTGCTAGTGACGTCACCGGGCTCCCCCGACGTGCACTCCAGGCGACGCAGCAGAAGACACAACCATCACAACGCCAGCGTCGCCGGAAGAGTACAG CTAAAGATCTACTTCGACATCAGCGCACTCCAACTACTAGTGACGGTGGTGTCGGCGGCCGGCCTCAGTCCGCGGCCGGACGGGTCCCCGCGGTGTCCGTACGCAAAGATCTTCCTTCTACCGGACAAGAGCGAGAAAAGCAAACGCAGGACCAAGACTTTCGCTAACACCCTGGAGCCACGGTGGAACCAGACGTTTGTGTATTGCGGGATTCGTATCACGGATATCAAGAAACGGACTTTAGAA GTAACAGTGTGGGATTTGAACCGTTATGGCCCAAACGATTTTCTCGGTGAAGTGCTCTTAGATCTGGACAGTATAGTGATGAATCATGAACCCAACTGGTACACGCTGAAGCCTCACGAAGAATCCATAAGTTATAAC TCGTTCTTCCAGAGATACAGAGAGGAAGAAGCAGATGGCGAACACCTGTCACCGCCGTCGACGTCGACGTCGCGCCTGTCGGACTCCGACACGCCCAGCGAGTGCGAGATGCGGCGGCACCACTCGCTGTCCAGCCTGGCTTCTAGCTCCAGCCCGCCGCCGTCGTCGCACAACCACGAG CGCATGGAGGACGGGGCGCGGCGCAGCCGTCGCGACGTGTCGCCGTCGgggcgcgcgcgggcggcCGGCCTGAGTCGCGAGCGGGTGAGCACCGCGCGAGCTCGCTGCGATGTGCGAGGTGGTGAGCACTGGCTGACGTGTGCTTGTGTgcagggcggcggcggcggcggcgcgcgctcgcAGTCGGCCGCGCCCGGCGCCCGCGGCCCGCGCGCCCGCAGCAAGTCTCCGCGCCGCTCCCTGTCCCCGCCGGCCGACTCCTGGCGCTACACAG GCTGGGAGCGTCACTACGCCGGCTTATCCGACTCTGAGCtagcggcgcgcggcggcaaCGGCGGCGGCTGGGCGCCCCGGAGGCGACCCTCCCCGGACCAGGCGGCCGGAGACTCAGACCTCGAGTCCGTGGCCTCGGTCACGTCTAGCGCATTCAGCACGCAGTCCGAGCGGCCAAGACCGACCAGGATGCTCAG CAACGAGTACGGAGGACGAGAGAACGGGCGCGGCGGCCACCAGCCGCAGCCGCTGGAGCGCCGCGAGTCCCGCCGCTCGCAGTTCACGCGCAGCCTCAGCAACGCAGACGGACCGCCCGACGAAAAAGCTG ACGGCAGCCTGAGCGACACGGCGCTGGGCGGCAACGGCGAGCTGGAGGCGGCGTGCGACGACGCGCTGCTCAAGGCCGAGCCGCGGGACTACTTCGGCCCCGGCATGGGCAAGAAGAGCAACTCCACCTCGCAGCTCTCCGCCACAG GACGGAAACGGAGATTAGGTTTCGGTAAACGCGGCAAAAATTCGTTCACGGTGCAACGCAGCGAGGAGGTGGGCCccgggggcgcgggggtgTCCCGCGCCTCGTCCGCCTCCAGCGAGCACGACGACGACAG ATGGTCGCCGGGTCTACGCGGCTCTGGTTCGTCGGACGGCGGCGGTCTTTCCGACTTCATCGATGGACTCGGGCCGGGCCAGCTGGTGGGCAGACAACTGCTGGGCGCGCCCACGCTCGGGGACGTGCAACTCTCCATGTGCTACCAGAAGGGATTCCTTGAG GTGGAGGTGATCCGCGCGCGCGGGCTCCAAGCGCGGCAAGGCAGCCGCACGCTGCCGGCGCCCTACGTCAAGGTGTACCTGGTCAACGGCAAGCGCTGCGTGGCCAAGGCCAAGACCACTAGCGCGCGCCGCACGCTCGACCCACTGTACCAGCAGACCTTGACCTTCAGGGAGAACTTCAAGGGATGCGTATTGCAA GTGACAGTGTGGGGCGACTACGGGCGCATCGAGGGCAAGAAGGTGTTCATGGGCGTGGCCCAGATCATGCTGGACGACCTCAACCTCTCCAACATCGTCATCGGATGGTACAAGCTTTTTGGAACCACTTCTTTG TAA